TAGGTAAATTTGTATATTAAAAGTTACAAAAAATGTCGAAAAAAGCAATACTGGCCATACTTGACGGATGGGGACTGGGAAAAAATCCTGAAGTTTCAGCACTTGATAAAGCCAATACACCATTTATAGATAGTTGTTTTCATAAATTTCCACACACCACACTTGAAGCGAGCGGTACTGCAGTAGGTCTTCCTGCAGGGCAGATGGGGAATTCAGAAGTAGGACACATGAATCTTGGAGCAGGAAGAGTGGTTTACCAGAATCTAGTAAAACTGAATATGGCAGTAGAAAATGGGACCCTCGGGGAGGAAAAAGTTATTCAGGAAGCTTTCGAATATGCTAAAAGGGAAAATAAAAAAGTACATTTTATCGGATTGGTTTCCAATGGAGGTGTACATTCCCATATCAATCACTTAAAAGGTCTTTTAACTGCGGCTAAAAATTTCGGATTGAATGAAAATGTTTTTGTCCACGCTTTTACGGACGGTAGAGACTGCGATCCGCATTCAGGATTGGGATTCATCAAAGAACTTGATGAACATATGCTTGCTACGACCGGCAAACTGGCAACTATTGTCGGAAGATATTACGCCATGGACAGGGATAAGAGATGGGAAAGAGTAAAATTAGCTTATGATGCGCTAACAGAAGGAGTAGGACTTCAGACAACTGATGCATTGGCAGCAATCCAGCAGTCATATGATAATAATGTTACCGATGAGTTTTTAAAGCCGATTATCCTTATGAATACTACGGAAACAGGTAATGTGGTTCCTGTAGCTAAAATTGTGGATAATGATGTGGTTATTTGCTTTAACTTCCGTACCGACCGGGGAAGAGAGATCACAGAAGTTCTGTCTCAGAAAGATTTTCCGGAATTCTTTATGCGTAAGCTGAATCTGTATTATGTTACCCTTACCAACTATGACAAGACCTTTAATAATGTAAAGGTAGTTTTTGATGAAGAAGTTTTACAGGAAACGATGGGGGAAATCATCGAAAAAAATGGTAAAACGCAGATCCGGATTGCAGAAACAGAAAAATATCCTCACGTTACCTTTTTCTTTTCCGGTGGTAGAGAGAAAGAATTTGTAGGGGAAAAAAGATTGCTTTGTCCAAGCCCTAAAGATGTTCCTACTTATGATCTTAAGCCTGAAATGTCTGCCTATGATATTACCAATGCTATTGTTCCGGAACTGGAAAATGAAACTGCTGATTTTGTTTGCCTCAACTTTGCGAATACGGATATGGTAGGACATACCGGAGTATTTGAAGCTGCTGTAAAAGCTGCTGAAACGGTAGATAAGTGCATTGAGAAAGTGGCTACTACAGCTTATGAACATGGTTATGCCGTCTTTATCCTTGCAGATCACGGGAACTCAGATGTCATGATCAATCCTGATGGGACACCAAATACACAGCATTCAACGAATCTGGTACCGCTTATTATAATGGATAAGGACCGTACCTGGAATTTAAAACCGGGGAAATCCGGAAAACTGGGCGATGTAGCTCCGACTATTTTAAAAATAATGGGAATAGACATTCCGGAAAGTATGACAGGAGATGTTTTAGTAAACTAAGATTACCAATAAAAAATAAAAAAATGCCGTTACATTAATAATGGCATTTTTTATGATATATGTCATACATATTATGAGAGACATACGTTATTATGCTCTAAATAATAAATAAATCCTATCTTTGTATATTAATTATAATAAATCTAAATAACTGAAATGTATCAAACGCTGGTAAGGAAGGAAGTGATGAGTATTCTAGAAAAGGAAGTAAGTTCTTTTCTGGAAAAGTTTTTGACGCCAATTGAAAAAATATGGCAACCCTCAGATTACCTTCCGGATCCGTCAAGTGAAAATTTCAAGTATGATTTAGAAGAAATTCAGACCTTCGCTCGTGAAATGCCTTATGACCTTTTTGTAACCCTTATCGGTGACTGTATTACAGAAGAGGCTCTACCATCCTATGAATCTTGGTTAATGGGTGTAGAAGGTATTGATCAGGAAGAAAAAGTAGGCTGGGCCAATTGGGTAAGATCATGGACAGGTGAAGAAAACAGGCATGGTGATTTGCTGAATAAATATCTTTATTTATGCGGCAGGGTTAACATGAGAGAAGTAGAGATTACGACTCAGTACCTTATCAGTGACGGTTTCGATCTTGGAACAAGTATGGATCCTTACAGAAACTTTGTATATACAAGCTTCCAGGAAACAGCAACTAATATTTCGCATAGAAGGGTAGGAACTTTAGCTAAACAATCAGGAAACGGAAAATTGGCAAAAATGTGTGGAGTGATTGCAGCAGACGAAGCAAGACACGCTAAAGCATATAAACATTTCGTTGCAAAGATCCTTGAGCTGGATCCGTCGGAAATGATCCTGGCATTTGAAGATATGATGCGTAAGAAAATTGTTATGCCGGCTCACTTAATGAGACAGTCAGGACAGAAAGCAGGTGAGTTGTGGGGACATTTCTCAGATGCCGCACAAAGATGTATGGTGTATACCGGTCAGGATTATATCAATATCATGAAAGATCTGCTTGATGAGTGGAAAATAGAACACATCAAAGGTCTTACTGAAAAGGCTGAAAAAGCACAGGAATACCTTATGAAGCTTCCGGCGAGATTACAGAAAATTACAGACAGAGTTTCTACTCCTGACTTACAATTCCAGTTCAGTTGGGTGAAAAGTTAGGTATGGAATACTTAAAAAATAAAAGTAAGAGTGCCAAGTGTTTTTGGCACTCTTTTTATTTCTTATCTTTGCACAGCTAAAAACGCAGAAAATGTTAAATAATAAAAAAATTGCTGTAGACTTCGACGGAACCATCGTTGACGATGCTTATCCGGGGATCGGAAAAGCGAAGATCTTTGCATTTGAAACTTTAAGAAAACTTCAATCCGAGGGTTACAGGTTAATTCTTTGGACATACAGACACGGAAAAACATTAGATGAGGCAGTAGAATTCTGCAAGAAAAACGGAATAGAATTTTATTCTGTAAACGGTAGTTTTGAAGGAGAAGTTTTCGACCCTGAAACACAATCCCGAAAAATTGATGCAGACTGGTTTATTGATGACAGAAATTTAGGAGGTTTTCCGGGATGGGGAGAAATCTATAATATTATCCACGAAAGGATAGAATTCCGTGTGGAAGGTAAAGAAGTTTTAGCATACTCCAAACTTAAGAAAGAAAAGAAAAAAGGCCTTTTCTGGTAAATTAATAGATATGAGAAGGAGACATTAGAAATTAGATTTTTGCATGTCTTTTATTAAGATTAAATCATTAATCTAACTTCTAAAATCTACTATCTAACATCGTATAAAAATGATTCAATTAAAAACAATAGACGAGCTTCGTCTTATGAAACAAAGTGCTCAATTGGTTTCCAAAACATTAGGAATGTTAGCGAAAGAAATCAAACCGGGAATTACGACTTTGTATTTAGATAAATTAGCCCATGATTTCATTAAAGATCATGGAGGGGAACCGGCATTCTTAGGATACGGGGGATTTCCCAATTCACTGTGCATCTCTCCGAATGAACAGGTGGTTCATGGCTTTCCCAATAATGACATTATTAAAGAAGGAGATGTTCTTTCTGTAGATTGTGGGGCTGTTTTAAATGGCTTTGTGGGAGATCACGCGTATACCTTCGAGATAGGGGAAGTGAAGCCTGAGGTTAAGAAACTGTTACAGGTTACCAAAGAATCCCTTTATAAAGGAATTGAACAATGCATCCGTGGAAAAAGGATTGGAGATATTTCTCATGCAATTCAAGCTCATTGTGAAAAAGAAGGCTATGGAGTGGTAAGAGAGCTTGTAGGGCACGGATTAGGAAGAAAGATGCATGAAGATCCTCAGGTTCCGAATTACGGCAGACAGGGAAGTGGAAAAGTGATCAAGGATGGTCTTGCCATTGCTATTGAGCCTATGGTTAATCTGGGAACTGAAAAAGTAAAATTCCATAATGACGGATGGACGGTAACTACCCTGGACAATCAGCCATCAGCACATTTTGAACACGATGTGGCTGTGATCAACGGGAAACCTGTATTGCTATCTACTTTCAAATACGTATATGAAGCATTAGGTATTCAAAGTGATGAGGAGAAGCCTTTTCAAATGGATTTCTAATGAAAAAAGTAACCAAGCTTTTACTGAATACTATTCCGCGTCCTGCGCTTATTACGATGAGCATCTGGGCAAGGCCGCTTATCTACCAGTTTTTTAAGGGAGATGAATTTTTCGATCCTATTGATGGGAAGTCATACCGTAAGTTTCTTCCGTATGGATATGGAAAACAAAGGGAAAATGCTTTATCTCCAGGAACATTAAGTTTGGAAAGACATCGTCAGATGTGGTTATACCTTCAGAATGAAACCGATTTTTTTATTAAGAACTATAAAGTTTTGCACATCGCTCCTGAGCAGGAATTTTTGAGAAAGTTCAAAAGGATGCGTAACCTGGATTATATTTCTGCTGATTTATATTCTCCTATTGTAGATGTGAAAGCAGATATCCTGAACCTTCCTTTCGCTGATGACAGCTTCGATATTGTTTTCTGCAACCATGTATTAGAGCATATTGAAGATGATGCAAAAGCAATCAGTGAATTATACAGGGTAATGAGACCTGGAGGATGGGGTATTTTCCAGGTACCCATGAAGAATTCACTGGAAAAAACCTATGAGGACTTTACCATAAAGGATCCTAAAGAGCGGCAGAAACATTTCGGGCAGTATGATCATGTACGTTGGTATGGAATGGATTATTTTGACAGGTTGAAAAAGGCCGGATTTGAGGTTGATATCAATTTCTATTCACAAAAGTTTACCGAAGAAGAAATTAAAAAATACGGATTAAGATATAATGAGATCTTACCTGTTGTTTTCAAAAAATAAATAAAAATGTCTACACCATAATGTAGACATTTTTATTTGGTTAAAGATACAGCTTTAATTAGTGAGATGCTGCTTTCAATCCGATGATGGAACCAATCAGCGTTGACAAGAAGAATATCCTCCAGAACGTTACCGGATCCTTAAAAAAGAGCATTCCCATTAAAGCAGTACCTACTGCACCAATCCCCGTCCATACAGCATATGCAGTTCCGATAGGTAAAGTTTGCGTTGCTTTGATCAAAAGAAGCATACTAATGGTCATGGTAACCAAAAAACCGGCAAACCAGTAATACATTTCTGATCCTGATGTTTCTTTTGCCTTTCCAAGACAGGAAGCAAAA
The sequence above is drawn from the Chryseobacterium daecheongense genome and encodes:
- the gpmI gene encoding 2,3-bisphosphoglycerate-independent phosphoglycerate mutase; translation: MSKKAILAILDGWGLGKNPEVSALDKANTPFIDSCFHKFPHTTLEASGTAVGLPAGQMGNSEVGHMNLGAGRVVYQNLVKLNMAVENGTLGEEKVIQEAFEYAKRENKKVHFIGLVSNGGVHSHINHLKGLLTAAKNFGLNENVFVHAFTDGRDCDPHSGLGFIKELDEHMLATTGKLATIVGRYYAMDRDKRWERVKLAYDALTEGVGLQTTDALAAIQQSYDNNVTDEFLKPIILMNTTETGNVVPVAKIVDNDVVICFNFRTDRGREITEVLSQKDFPEFFMRKLNLYYVTLTNYDKTFNNVKVVFDEEVLQETMGEIIEKNGKTQIRIAETEKYPHVTFFFSGGREKEFVGEKRLLCPSPKDVPTYDLKPEMSAYDITNAIVPELENETADFVCLNFANTDMVGHTGVFEAAVKAAETVDKCIEKVATTAYEHGYAVFILADHGNSDVMINPDGTPNTQHSTNLVPLIIMDKDRTWNLKPGKSGKLGDVAPTILKIMGIDIPESMTGDVLVN
- a CDS encoding acyl-ACP desaturase, which translates into the protein MYQTLVRKEVMSILEKEVSSFLEKFLTPIEKIWQPSDYLPDPSSENFKYDLEEIQTFAREMPYDLFVTLIGDCITEEALPSYESWLMGVEGIDQEEKVGWANWVRSWTGEENRHGDLLNKYLYLCGRVNMREVEITTQYLISDGFDLGTSMDPYRNFVYTSFQETATNISHRRVGTLAKQSGNGKLAKMCGVIAADEARHAKAYKHFVAKILELDPSEMILAFEDMMRKKIVMPAHLMRQSGQKAGELWGHFSDAAQRCMVYTGQDYINIMKDLLDEWKIEHIKGLTEKAEKAQEYLMKLPARLQKITDRVSTPDLQFQFSWVKS
- the map gene encoding type I methionyl aminopeptidase — protein: MIQLKTIDELRLMKQSAQLVSKTLGMLAKEIKPGITTLYLDKLAHDFIKDHGGEPAFLGYGGFPNSLCISPNEQVVHGFPNNDIIKEGDVLSVDCGAVLNGFVGDHAYTFEIGEVKPEVKKLLQVTKESLYKGIEQCIRGKRIGDISHAIQAHCEKEGYGVVRELVGHGLGRKMHEDPQVPNYGRQGSGKVIKDGLAIAIEPMVNLGTEKVKFHNDGWTVTTLDNQPSAHFEHDVAVINGKPVLLSTFKYVYEALGIQSDEEKPFQMDF
- a CDS encoding methyltransferase domain-containing protein; protein product: MKKVTKLLLNTIPRPALITMSIWARPLIYQFFKGDEFFDPIDGKSYRKFLPYGYGKQRENALSPGTLSLERHRQMWLYLQNETDFFIKNYKVLHIAPEQEFLRKFKRMRNLDYISADLYSPIVDVKADILNLPFADDSFDIVFCNHVLEHIEDDAKAISELYRVMRPGGWGIFQVPMKNSLEKTYEDFTIKDPKERQKHFGQYDHVRWYGMDYFDRLKKAGFEVDINFYSQKFTEEEIKKYGLRYNEILPVVFKK
- a CDS encoding multidrug efflux SMR transporter, coding for MNWIILIIAGLFEVAFASCLGKAKETSGSEMYYWFAGFLVTMTISMLLLIKATQTLPIGTAYAVWTGIGAVGTALMGMLFFKDPVTFWRIFFLSTLIGSIIGLKAASH